A section of the Streptomyces sp. Je 1-369 genome encodes:
- a CDS encoding alpha/beta hydrolase family protein: MDAYRLVYRTIDAKGQPTTASGLFTVPRGVQGRLRTVSFAHGTGVHRIDAPSMQRKVFLSGPSITYASAGFAAVAPDYLGMGTGLGKHPWMDVLSEATASLDLLRAVRQFAPRTGRALDRDVLATGFSQGASAALRFGRALQAGEDRHFRLDALAPISGAYDFGGAEIPALLAGDGELEPRWGVVYTAYTLVAFDRVQDVYDNPGEVFRDPAVEELFDGMHTGPQLISALPHTLDELLTPYGRDLLARPEGGLAAGLRKTDSVCKDWKPKAPIRLYMARGDEQATVQNTANCAAAFRERGMGVPVVDLGAVDHQKSRHLGSNVQGTAEAVRWFSTLRTGGNPGHRLPQRTRPVRS, encoded by the coding sequence GTGGACGCGTACCGACTCGTCTACCGCACCATCGACGCGAAGGGCCAACCAACCACGGCCAGCGGGCTGTTCACCGTTCCGCGCGGGGTCCAAGGCCGTCTGCGGACTGTCTCGTTCGCCCACGGCACCGGCGTCCACCGCATCGACGCGCCCTCGATGCAGCGGAAAGTGTTCCTGAGTGGCCCCTCCATCACGTACGCCTCCGCAGGCTTCGCCGCTGTCGCGCCCGACTACCTCGGCATGGGCACGGGCCTGGGCAAGCACCCCTGGATGGACGTGCTGTCCGAAGCCACGGCCTCCCTGGATCTGCTCCGCGCCGTACGCCAGTTCGCCCCACGCACCGGACGCGCCCTGGACCGTGACGTCTTGGCCACCGGCTTCTCGCAGGGCGCGTCGGCTGCTCTCAGGTTCGGCAGGGCCCTCCAGGCGGGCGAGGACCGGCACTTCAGGCTCGACGCCCTCGCCCCGATCAGCGGGGCCTACGACTTCGGCGGCGCGGAGATCCCGGCGCTGCTCGCGGGCGACGGTGAGCTGGAGCCGAGGTGGGGCGTGGTGTACACCGCGTACACCTTGGTCGCCTTCGACCGCGTCCAGGATGTGTACGACAACCCGGGCGAGGTGTTCCGCGACCCCGCCGTGGAGGAGCTGTTCGACGGTATGCACACCGGTCCGCAGCTGATCAGCGCGCTGCCTCACACGCTGGACGAACTGCTGACGCCGTACGGGCGTGACCTGCTGGCCCGGCCCGAGGGCGGCCTCGCGGCCGGGCTGCGGAAGACCGACAGCGTGTGCAAGGACTGGAAGCCCAAGGCACCGATTCGGCTCTACATGGCGCGGGGCGATGAGCAGGCGACCGTTCAGAACACGGCCAACTGCGCCGCGGCCTTTCGAGAACGGGGAATGGGGGTGCCGGTCGTCGACCTTGGCGCCGTCGACCATCAGAAGTCACGGCACCTCGGCTCGAACGTCCAGGGAACAGCGGAGGCGGTGCGCTGGTTCAGCACGCTCCGGACCGGCGGCAACCCAGGGCACCGCCTCCCGCAGCGGACCCGGCCGGTACGATCCTGA
- a CDS encoding MafI family immunity protein, which yields MEAVEYAAKVEALLEESPITAPSVAVDVRDLLAAGEFALAFDTMCSWIYEDELSISEEYYERLVRLSGDLGSCDLIARMRELVTG from the coding sequence GTGGAAGCCGTAGAGTACGCCGCCAAGGTCGAAGCGCTGCTAGAGGAATCTCCCATCACTGCGCCTTCAGTCGCAGTTGACGTGCGAGACCTTCTGGCGGCCGGAGAGTTCGCCCTAGCTTTCGACACGATGTGCTCATGGATTTACGAAGACGAGTTGTCGATTAGCGAGGAGTATTACGAGCGGCTCGTTCGGCTGTCGGGAGACCTCGGATCTTGTGATCTAATCGCGCGAATGCGTGAGCTGGTAACGGGATAA
- a CDS encoding CGNR zinc finger domain-containing protein, which translates to MGRSFERQHAKAGGKAVQEGDRFARIGIRTGGHCADVYVDQSPGGRRRFCSVTCQNRARVAAFRSRGVAAAD; encoded by the coding sequence ATGGGCCGCTCTTTTGAACGACAGCACGCCAAGGCAGGTGGCAAAGCAGTACAGGAAGGCGACCGATTCGCCCGGATCGGCATCCGCACCGGCGGCCACTGCGCCGACGTCTACGTCGACCAGTCACCCGGCGGCCGACGCCGCTTCTGCTCGGTGACCTGCCAGAACCGGGCTCGTGTGGCGGCCTTCCGGAGCCGCGGGGTCGCTGCCGCGGACTGA
- a CDS encoding FGLLP motif-containing membrane protein has product MAARLFGVVLVLGLVSATPVRADESARLEATPRRAAEGSYGVLSVSNAPETCRRGGDAFPAQASVRLLWEGLSNESSGTQDTWSSYRVSDDSFLVGFQYPNVPAGDQGGSHTVVVECRSADGASWARVGSSTLDVATLGQDAPSYHFGGGPGIRISEGTVSEGERRRTIRIEDAADECAGGQVRLDGRALATTLDVKEGLGYVAAEFTVPANTPQGRHRIALDCPRGTLISYPIAVNRTAAAVGDPAPALNKSPVFAAIPKPSEVPWGLRSVALTLAVASALILLIGFPADIVNKTIEENRQEIEGWFLPWTVWLRRRRTAMHALRIGGRTVSALWASPRRRFCWFTLAAALLTTLIDPAIGIRGDTMMLFFGLLVALPVTTLVYAVVVESFARRFSDGVAGALFVLPLGLVLAAFCTLLSVVAGFVPGYVFGLIAGYATAGEARRQLSDEDQGRSVLAGTFCLLAVALLAWVALERTHDGTWLPLRMLDAVLSAVFLLSVQTLVFGLIPLHMMDGRRLLAWSRRAWLAVYAVAVICFVHLLVLNRRDVLGQGTAPAFVSTLALFIGFGALSLAFWAYFRYRPPRPVLADPPTPPVPPTPPAPPDPSAVTGSQP; this is encoded by the coding sequence TTGGCCGCACGGCTGTTCGGGGTCGTCCTGGTCCTGGGGCTCGTGTCGGCCACTCCAGTACGGGCGGACGAGAGCGCGCGGCTGGAGGCGACGCCGCGCCGGGCGGCCGAAGGCTCGTACGGGGTTCTGAGCGTGTCGAACGCCCCCGAGACCTGCCGGCGAGGGGGAGACGCCTTCCCCGCACAGGCGTCCGTCCGCCTGCTCTGGGAGGGCTTGTCCAACGAGAGCAGCGGCACTCAGGACACCTGGTCGTCGTACCGCGTCAGTGATGACTCCTTCCTCGTCGGCTTCCAGTATCCGAACGTCCCGGCCGGCGATCAGGGCGGATCGCACACCGTGGTCGTGGAATGCCGTTCTGCCGACGGCGCGTCCTGGGCGAGGGTCGGGAGCAGCACTCTCGACGTCGCAACGCTTGGTCAGGACGCGCCCAGCTACCACTTCGGCGGTGGGCCCGGCATCCGGATCAGCGAGGGAACGGTGTCGGAGGGCGAGAGGCGTCGGACCATTCGGATCGAGGACGCCGCCGATGAGTGCGCAGGCGGCCAGGTCCGGCTGGACGGCCGCGCCTTGGCGACCACGCTGGACGTGAAAGAAGGGCTGGGATACGTCGCAGCGGAGTTCACCGTCCCCGCGAACACGCCGCAGGGACGACACCGGATCGCACTCGACTGCCCCCGGGGCACGCTGATCAGCTACCCGATCGCCGTCAACAGGACGGCAGCCGCTGTCGGCGATCCAGCGCCCGCCCTCAACAAGTCACCGGTGTTCGCGGCGATCCCCAAGCCCTCCGAGGTGCCGTGGGGACTGCGCAGCGTGGCCTTGACGCTGGCGGTGGCCTCGGCACTGATCCTGCTGATCGGCTTCCCCGCAGACATCGTGAACAAGACGATCGAGGAGAACCGGCAGGAGATCGAAGGCTGGTTCCTCCCCTGGACGGTTTGGTTGCGCCGTCGGCGGACAGCGATGCACGCTCTGCGCATCGGCGGGCGGACCGTCAGCGCTCTGTGGGCGTCACCCCGGCGGCGGTTCTGCTGGTTCACGCTGGCCGCAGCACTGCTGACCACCCTGATCGATCCCGCGATCGGTATCCGCGGGGACACGATGATGCTCTTCTTCGGCCTCCTGGTGGCCCTCCCGGTGACTACCCTGGTCTACGCGGTGGTGGTGGAGTCCTTTGCACGGCGCTTCTCGGACGGTGTGGCGGGGGCCCTGTTCGTCCTGCCGTTGGGACTCGTCCTGGCCGCGTTCTGCACACTCCTGTCGGTGGTGGCCGGATTCGTACCGGGCTATGTCTTCGGTCTCATCGCCGGATACGCCACGGCCGGCGAGGCCAGGCGTCAGCTGTCGGACGAAGACCAAGGACGCAGCGTGCTCGCGGGCACGTTCTGCCTGCTCGCTGTCGCGTTGCTGGCGTGGGTCGCCCTGGAGCGTACGCACGACGGGACCTGGCTGCCCTTGCGGATGCTGGACGCCGTGCTGTCCGCGGTCTTCTTGCTCAGCGTGCAGACTCTTGTCTTCGGACTGATTCCGCTGCACATGATGGACGGTCGACGCCTGTTGGCCTGGAGCCGCCGCGCCTGGCTGGCCGTCTACGCGGTAGCGGTGATCTGTTTCGTGCACCTGCTGGTACTGAACCGGCGGGACGTGCTGGGGCAGGGCACCGCGCCCGCGTTCGTGTCCACACTCGCGCTGTTCATCGGTTTCGGCGCACTGTCTCTGGCCTTCTGGGCCTACTTCCGCTACCGACCGCCGAGGCCTGTCCTGGCTGATCCGCCAACTCCACCAGTGCCGCCGACTCCCCCGGCACCGCCGGACCCGTCCGCCGTCACCGGGAGTCAGCCGTAG
- a CDS encoding BCCT family transporter has product MSTSPARTAAPADGESAADDDGGHTKEEGHTADAAAPGGRGRTDLAVLAVSGGLLTAFVLAALIAPTATGDAVNAVFTFVARWFGPLWQVLLLATFGVALWLGFSRYGKVRLGGAGARPEYGRFQWIAMIMSTLLAGGGVFFAAGEPVEHYINTPPFYDGVKSGTQEAADAALSQSFAHWGFLAWAVLGTLASIVMIRGQERGMPLRPRTLLHPFLGERVRHSRLGAAVDIVCVIAVVAGTVGPIGFLGLQVSYGLSEVFGISGGYPVQLGVIVLLTVVAVLSVASGVDRGIQFFSKANIWLAVALMAVFLVLGSLGFVLDSFLGGFGQYVRDFVPLALNRGDHAWLGSWTVFFFGWFLGYGPLMSIFVARISRGRTLRDLVVSTAIVPPLATMFWFTVFGGTGIFLEQRDPGAISGPLKSVGMDAAVISMAQRLPMGAVVAVALLLLTITFVVTTTDSMSYSIASAGTRAGEPTRAVRAFWALLMGAAAAVLILVGDGGITALQSFIVVTAVPVGFIMLPTLWTAPRVAREMAREQGVVPPEVPSAVPSQAPQEVPQDRA; this is encoded by the coding sequence ATGTCGACTTCCCCCGCCCGTACCGCCGCGCCCGCCGACGGCGAGTCCGCCGCGGACGACGACGGCGGCCATACGAAGGAAGAGGGCCACACGGCGGACGCCGCGGCCCCCGGTGGCCGCGGACGCACCGACCTCGCCGTACTGGCCGTCAGCGGCGGGCTGCTCACCGCGTTCGTCCTGGCCGCGCTGATCGCGCCCACGGCCACGGGCGACGCTGTAAACGCCGTGTTCACCTTCGTCGCGCGGTGGTTCGGTCCGCTGTGGCAGGTGCTGCTGCTCGCGACGTTCGGCGTCGCGCTGTGGCTGGGCTTCTCCCGGTACGGGAAGGTGCGGCTCGGGGGCGCCGGGGCGCGGCCGGAGTACGGCAGGTTCCAGTGGATCGCGATGATCATGTCGACACTGCTCGCGGGCGGCGGCGTCTTCTTCGCGGCGGGCGAGCCCGTGGAGCACTACATCAACACGCCCCCCTTCTACGACGGCGTCAAGAGCGGCACCCAGGAGGCGGCCGACGCCGCGCTCTCCCAGAGCTTCGCGCACTGGGGCTTCCTCGCCTGGGCCGTCCTCGGCACGCTCGCCTCGATCGTGATGATCCGGGGCCAGGAGCGCGGCATGCCGCTGCGCCCGCGCACCCTGCTGCACCCGTTCCTCGGTGAGCGCGTCCGGCACTCCCGTCTCGGGGCCGCCGTCGACATCGTCTGCGTCATCGCCGTGGTGGCCGGCACCGTCGGCCCGATCGGCTTCCTCGGCCTCCAGGTCTCGTACGGGCTCTCCGAGGTGTTCGGCATCTCCGGCGGCTACCCCGTGCAGCTCGGCGTCATTGTCCTGCTGACCGTCGTCGCGGTGCTCTCCGTCGCCAGCGGTGTCGACCGCGGCATCCAGTTCTTCAGCAAGGCCAACATCTGGCTCGCGGTCGCCCTGATGGCCGTCTTCCTGGTTCTCGGCTCCCTCGGCTTCGTGCTCGACTCGTTCCTGGGCGGCTTCGGCCAGTACGTGCGGGACTTCGTGCCGCTGGCGCTGAACCGGGGCGACCACGCGTGGCTCGGCTCCTGGACGGTCTTCTTCTTCGGCTGGTTCCTCGGCTACGGGCCGCTGATGTCCATCTTCGTGGCCCGCATCTCCCGGGGCCGCACCCTGCGCGACCTCGTTGTCTCCACGGCGATCGTCCCTCCGCTGGCCACCATGTTCTGGTTCACGGTGTTCGGTGGCACCGGCATCTTCCTGGAGCAGCGCGACCCCGGCGCGATCTCGGGCCCGCTGAAGTCGGTCGGCATGGACGCCGCCGTCATCTCCATGGCGCAGCGGCTCCCGATGGGTGCGGTGGTCGCGGTCGCGCTGCTGCTGCTGACGATCACGTTCGTGGTGACGACCACCGACTCGATGTCGTACAGCATCGCCTCCGCGGGCACGAGGGCCGGTGAACCGACGCGCGCGGTACGGGCGTTCTGGGCACTGCTGATGGGCGCGGCGGCCGCGGTGCTGATCCTGGTCGGCGACGGAGGCATCACGGCACTCCAGTCGTTCATCGTGGTCACGGCGGTGCCGGTGGGCTTCATCATGCTGCCGACGCTGTGGACGGCGCCCCGGGTGGCGCGTGAGATGGCGCGGGAGCAGGGGGTCGTCCCGCCGGAGGTGCCGTCGGCGGTCCCGTCTCAGGCCCCGCAGGAGGTCCCGCAGGACCGGGCGTGA
- a CDS encoding cupin domain-containing protein — protein MRLVNHERNAMDLRTTPVHLGLGSRARPVEGFTWDPEVLQAHSAAVAGDGAEGRTVMVFDGDGLGDHWESHPAGDELVVCLSGSVTVTRDVDGVPDRVLLKRGEATINPAGVWHVVDMEGPTSILAITATLGTDHRPRTDTRPTERVGTPSPEEAP, from the coding sequence ATGAGACTCGTCAACCACGAACGCAATGCCATGGACCTGCGGACGACCCCCGTGCACCTCGGACTGGGATCGAGAGCGAGACCCGTCGAGGGCTTCACCTGGGACCCGGAGGTGCTCCAGGCCCACAGCGCCGCGGTCGCCGGAGACGGCGCCGAGGGACGGACGGTGATGGTCTTCGACGGCGACGGGCTCGGCGACCATTGGGAGAGCCACCCTGCAGGCGACGAACTGGTCGTTTGCCTCAGCGGGTCCGTGACGGTCACCCGCGACGTGGACGGGGTGCCCGACCGCGTTCTGCTCAAGCGGGGCGAGGCCACGATCAACCCGGCCGGGGTATGGCACGTGGTCGACATGGAGGGGCCGACGTCCATCCTGGCCATCACTGCGACCCTCGGCACTGACCACCGTCCTCGGACCGACACCCGCCCGACCGAACGCGTGGGCACGCCCAGCCCGGAGGAAGCGCCGTGA